Proteins encoded in a region of the Paenibacillus wynnii genome:
- a CDS encoding UDP-glucose--hexose-1-phosphate uridylyltransferase translates to MDNENKVTPAGVKALQAIEQLALFALRQRLIEPADLDYSRNVLLEQFGFSEPSFDEVDQTILEGPQAPLDILIDYGFEIGLIPENSDTYRDLLDAKIMGLLMARPSEVNAEFRRLTEEKGISAATDQFYKLSIDSNYIRMDRISKNVYWLQDSPYGDLEMTINLSKPEKSPKEIAMARLLPPPVYPKCQLCRENVGYAGRINHPPRQNLRIIPMALNNEKWFFQYSPYVYYNEHCIVFHHDHVPMKLTKDTLKRLLGFVESFPHYFIGSNADLPIVGGSILTHDHFQGGRHTFPIQKAPKESTFTHEAYLGVSISIVKWPMSVLRLHGQDPAVLLECGNSIYEAWKGYSDPEAEVLAFTTEAGGESTPHNTVTPIVRRAEDGGYEMDLVLRNNRTSEEYPEGIFHPHREMHHIKKENIGLIEVMGLAILPGRLKEELDRIAGILAGDSTTLNALQGDSTHALALHAGWVQELLERFGTSLDHEEAVKTIQNEVGNKFTHILEHAGVYKRTPEGQEAFHRFVKSFGAS, encoded by the coding sequence ATGGACAACGAGAATAAAGTAACTCCCGCCGGAGTGAAGGCATTACAAGCTATTGAACAGCTTGCACTCTTTGCTCTGCGTCAGAGATTAATTGAGCCTGCGGATCTTGACTATAGCCGCAACGTGCTGCTGGAGCAATTCGGCTTCAGCGAACCCTCTTTTGATGAGGTTGATCAAACGATATTAGAGGGTCCGCAAGCACCGCTTGATATCTTAATTGATTATGGGTTTGAAATTGGACTTATTCCTGAGAACAGTGATACCTATCGTGATCTTCTGGATGCCAAAATCATGGGGCTGTTGATGGCCCGCCCCTCGGAGGTCAATGCTGAATTTCGCAGATTGACAGAAGAGAAGGGGATATCAGCAGCAACAGATCAATTCTACAAGCTTAGTATTGATTCCAACTATATTCGGATGGACCGTATCTCTAAGAACGTCTATTGGCTTCAGGATTCTCCATACGGTGACCTAGAAATGACAATCAATTTGTCAAAGCCTGAGAAAAGCCCTAAGGAAATTGCAATGGCTCGGTTGCTTCCTCCACCTGTATATCCAAAGTGTCAGCTCTGTCGTGAAAATGTGGGTTATGCAGGTCGCATAAACCATCCTCCCCGCCAGAACCTGCGGATTATTCCGATGGCTCTTAATAATGAGAAATGGTTTTTTCAGTATTCGCCGTACGTTTATTACAATGAGCACTGTATCGTATTCCATCATGACCATGTCCCGATGAAGCTCACTAAGGATACCCTGAAACGGCTGCTCGGGTTTGTGGAATCATTCCCGCACTATTTTATAGGTTCCAATGCTGATTTACCGATCGTAGGCGGCTCCATTTTGACGCATGATCACTTTCAAGGAGGACGCCATACCTTCCCGATACAGAAAGCACCTAAGGAAAGTACGTTCACTCACGAGGCCTATCTTGGCGTCAGTATTAGTATCGTAAAATGGCCGATGTCGGTACTGCGTTTACACGGGCAGGATCCTGCGGTTCTCCTGGAATGCGGTAATTCCATTTATGAGGCGTGGAAGGGATATAGTGATCCTGAAGCAGAGGTGTTGGCTTTTACTACTGAGGCAGGTGGTGAGTCTACTCCTCACAATACGGTTACACCTATTGTCCGCAGGGCAGAAGATGGTGGTTACGAAATGGATCTTGTCCTCCGTAACAACCGTACGAGTGAAGAGTATCCAGAGGGTATTTTTCACCCTCACCGGGAGATGCACCATATCAAGAAAGAGAATATCGGCTTGATCGAAGTTATGGGTTTGGCTATTTTACCAGGTCGTCTTAAGGAAGAACTCGACAGAATTGCGGGTATTCTAGCTGGAGACTCGACTACGTTGAATGCGCTACAGGGGGATTCAACCCACGCTTTAGCTCTGCATGCAGGCTGGGTTCAAGAGCTGCTTGAACGCTTCGGTACTTCGTTGGATCATGAAGAAGCAGTGAAGACCATACAGAATGAGGTAGGCAATAAATTCACTCATATTCTTGAGCACGCCGGGGTTTATAAGCGGACACCTGAAGGGCAAGAAGCTTTCCATCGTTTTGTGAAGAGCTTTGGTGCCAGCTAG
- the galE gene encoding UDP-glucose 4-epimerase GalE, which yields MAILVTGGAGYIGSHTVAELLNRGEEVVVIDNLVTGHREALLGGKLYEGDLRDKELLAKLFSENEIDAVIHFAASSLVGESMKDPVKYYDNNVYGTQCLLEAMQKAGVNKIVFSSTAATYGEPEKVPIEETDRTEPANVYGETKLTMERMMAWFDKVLDIKYVALRYFNAAGAHESGKIGEDHRPESHLIPLVLQTALKQRESIAVFGEDYPTEDGTCIRDYIHVSDLADAHVRAVTYLRSGSASSVFNLGNGLGFSVKQVIETAKKVTGLEIPVVIQERRAGDPAVLVASSAKARSILGWNPQHADLENIIQSAWNWHSANPQGYGN from the coding sequence ATGGCGATTCTAGTAACGGGTGGAGCAGGTTATATTGGTTCCCATACAGTAGCGGAGCTGCTGAATCGAGGCGAGGAAGTTGTTGTTATTGACAACCTTGTAACAGGACACCGCGAAGCACTGCTAGGCGGCAAGCTATATGAAGGTGATCTGCGCGACAAAGAACTGTTGGCGAAGCTTTTTTCCGAGAATGAGATTGATGCAGTTATCCATTTTGCTGCAAGTTCATTGGTTGGTGAGAGTATGAAGGATCCAGTGAAATACTATGACAACAATGTGTACGGAACACAATGTCTGCTGGAAGCCATGCAGAAGGCCGGCGTTAACAAAATTGTATTCTCTTCCACAGCAGCTACTTACGGTGAACCAGAGAAGGTGCCTATTGAAGAGACCGACCGTACCGAACCTGCCAATGTGTACGGTGAGACTAAGCTGACCATGGAGCGTATGATGGCGTGGTTTGACAAAGTGTTAGACATCAAATATGTGGCACTGCGCTACTTCAATGCAGCTGGCGCTCACGAGAGTGGTAAAATCGGTGAGGATCACCGTCCGGAAAGCCATCTGATCCCGCTGGTTCTGCAAACTGCGCTTAAACAACGGGAGAGCATCGCAGTATTCGGAGAAGATTATCCGACTGAAGATGGAACTTGTATCCGTGACTACATTCACGTTAGCGATCTGGCAGATGCGCATGTTCGTGCAGTAACCTATCTGCGCAGCGGCAGCGCCAGCAGCGTCTTTAATCTAGGGAACGGTCTTGGCTTCTCCGTGAAGCAGGTAATCGAAACCGCTAAGAAGGTAACCGGCCTTGAGATTCCGGTGGTTATTCAGGAGCGTCGTGCCGGAGATCCAGCCGTACTGGTAGCTTCTTCTGCCAAAGCCCGCTCTATTCTAGGCTGGAACCCGCAACATGCAGATTTAGAGAACATTATTCAAAGTGCTTGGAACTGGCATTCAGCGAACCCGCAAGGTTATGGTAATTAA
- a CDS encoding galactokinase → MSIGQMKQKFIDKYGESGQEERVFYAPGRVNLIGEHLDYNGGYVLPAALEFGTTLIVRPRSDGKINFASTNLPYEASIDFTEIGNEKSGEWIDYPIGVMVELKKKDTPVSKGYDLLFHGDIPNGSGLSSSASLEVVTAFAFLTLEGGDTDTVEISLLSQRAENQYVGVNSGIMDQFAVANGKRDHAILLMCDTLEYDLVPFVTGSYKLVIGNTNKKRGLVDSKYNERRQQCDEALSILQKEIPSLSYLAELTREQFEEHQGKIVDETVRRRARHVVEENQRVLDSVEVLKNNDLKQFGQYMNDSHDSLRDLYEVSCVELDIMVEEAQRIPGTLGSRMTGAGFGGCTVSLVHEDDIERFISEVGEAYTTRSGLVGEFYVCGIGNGVEELKGVK, encoded by the coding sequence ATGAGCATCGGGCAAATGAAACAAAAGTTTATTGACAAGTACGGAGAAAGCGGACAAGAGGAACGAGTGTTTTATGCACCTGGACGGGTTAATCTTATCGGTGAACATCTGGATTATAACGGTGGTTATGTACTACCGGCGGCATTGGAATTTGGAACCACTTTGATTGTGAGACCGCGCAGTGACGGTAAAATAAACTTTGCTTCCACAAACCTTCCTTACGAGGCATCTATAGATTTCACTGAAATTGGGAATGAAAAAAGTGGCGAATGGATCGACTATCCCATTGGGGTAATGGTCGAATTGAAGAAGAAGGATACTCCTGTTTCAAAAGGTTATGACCTGCTGTTCCATGGTGATATCCCGAATGGCTCAGGCCTGTCTTCTTCCGCTTCCCTTGAAGTGGTAACCGCCTTTGCGTTCCTGACTTTGGAAGGCGGAGATACGGATACGGTTGAAATTTCTCTCTTGTCCCAGCGTGCAGAGAATCAGTACGTGGGTGTAAACTCCGGTATCATGGACCAATTCGCTGTTGCCAACGGCAAACGGGATCATGCGATTTTGCTGATGTGCGACACATTGGAATATGACTTGGTACCTTTTGTAACAGGTTCTTATAAGCTGGTTATCGGCAACACGAATAAGAAGAGAGGACTCGTGGATTCCAAATATAACGAACGCCGTCAGCAATGTGATGAGGCGCTCTCTATTTTGCAGAAGGAGATTCCTTCCTTGTCTTATCTGGCAGAGCTTACGCGTGAACAGTTTGAGGAGCATCAGGGTAAGATTGTTGACGAAACGGTCAGACGCCGTGCGCGCCATGTGGTGGAAGAGAATCAACGTGTACTCGACTCCGTAGAAGTACTGAAGAATAATGATCTTAAGCAGTTTGGACAATATATGAATGACTCTCACGATTCTCTCCGCGATCTATATGAAGTGAGCTGTGTAGAACTGGATATTATGGTTGAAGAAGCACAACGCATTCCGGGAACCCTTGGTTCACGGATGACAGGTGCAGGTTTTGGTGGATGCACGGTCTCACTAGTCCATGAGGATGATATCGAACGCTTTATTTCGGAAGTTGGAGAGGCCTACACTACAAGATCCGGTCTGGTCGGCGAGTTCTACGTTTGCGGTATCGGTAACGGTGTCGAAGAGCTGAAAGGAGTGAAATAA
- a CDS encoding iron-containing alcohol dehydrogenase: MRKFEFHNPTKLIFGQGTLEALNREVPKYGKNVLLMYGGGSIKRNGLYDKVVSQLKSLGSVVTELSGVEPNPRLSTVHKGVELCREHQIDLILAVGGGSVLDCAKAVAVGAEYEGDMWDFVERKAIPQDALPLGTVLTMAATGSEMNNGSVITNEVTQEKMGWGSLYSFPAFSILDPEHTFSLPRDQTVYGMVDIMSHVLEHYFHLDSNTPVQDGFCETLLRTVIETAPKLIEDLENFELRETILYCGTMALNGMVSMGFAGDWATHNIEHAVSAVYDIPHGGGLAILFPHWMKYNLSVQPARFRQLAVNVFGIDPSGKGDEQVGLEGIEALRSFWNSIGAPNRLADYDIDDSQLQNMADKAVRFGPFGNFRKLQHEDVVQIYKMSL, from the coding sequence ATGCGAAAGTTTGAATTTCACAACCCGACGAAGCTAATCTTCGGACAGGGTACATTGGAAGCTCTAAATCGAGAAGTGCCTAAATACGGGAAAAATGTACTGCTAATGTACGGGGGCGGCAGTATCAAACGTAACGGGCTATACGATAAAGTAGTCTCGCAGTTAAAATCACTGGGCTCCGTAGTAACGGAACTCTCTGGAGTGGAGCCGAACCCGCGTCTTTCCACTGTACATAAAGGTGTGGAACTGTGTCGTGAACATCAGATCGACTTGATCCTTGCAGTAGGCGGAGGCAGCGTGCTGGATTGTGCCAAAGCGGTTGCAGTGGGTGCTGAATATGAGGGAGACATGTGGGATTTCGTGGAGCGTAAAGCGATCCCTCAAGATGCTTTGCCTTTAGGAACAGTACTTACTATGGCAGCGACTGGGTCTGAGATGAACAACGGCTCGGTAATTACGAATGAAGTCACTCAAGAAAAGATGGGCTGGGGCAGTTTGTACTCCTTCCCGGCGTTTTCCATTCTAGATCCTGAGCACACCTTCTCATTACCTCGTGACCAGACCGTTTATGGTATGGTAGATATTATGTCGCATGTGCTAGAGCATTATTTCCATTTGGATAGCAATACTCCGGTTCAAGACGGTTTCTGTGAGACTTTGCTGCGTACCGTAATTGAGACTGCTCCTAAGTTAATTGAGGATCTGGAGAATTTTGAACTGCGTGAGACGATTCTCTACTGCGGTACGATGGCCTTGAACGGGATGGTCAGCATGGGGTTTGCCGGTGACTGGGCCACTCATAACATTGAGCATGCAGTATCCGCTGTATACGACATTCCTCACGGAGGCGGTTTAGCTATCCTTTTCCCGCACTGGATGAAATACAACCTGAGCGTTCAACCTGCACGTTTCCGTCAGTTGGCCGTGAATGTGTTTGGTATTGATCCTTCCGGTAAAGGTGATGAGCAGGTGGGTCTAGAAGGCATTGAAGCTTTGCGAAGCTTTTGGAATTCCATCGGTGCACCAAACCGCTTGGCTGATTATGATATTGATGATTCCCAGCTTCAGAATATGGCGGATAAAGCTGTCCGTTTTGGACCGTTTGGGAATTTCCGCAAGCTTCAACATGAGGATGTTGTTCAAATCTATAAAATGTCTTTGTAA